In Solanum pennellii chromosome 3, SPENNV200, a single window of DNA contains:
- the LOC107013036 gene encoding probable inorganic phosphate transporter 1-3, with the protein MAVGDNNNLQVLNALDLAKTQLYHFTAIVIAGMGFFTDAYDLFSISLVTKLLGRLYYTKPDLLKPGTLPPAVSASVTGVALVGTLAGQLFFGWLGDKMGRKKVYGMTLVLMVVCSVASGLSLGSTPKGVMTTLCFFRFWLGFGIGGDYPLSATIMSEYANKKTRGAFIAAVFAMQGFGILFSGIVALITAAGFDHAYRSPTFEENAALSTVPQSDYIWRIILMFGSLPAALTYYWRMKMPETARYTALVAKDAKRAAQDMGKVLQVEIESEESKIEQISRDETNQFGLFSWEFVRRHGLHLFGTCSTWFLLDIAFYSQNLFQKDVFSAVGWIPKAPTMNAVQEVYKIARAQTLIALCSTVPGYWFTVAFIDIIGRFAIQLMGFFFMTVFMFAIAIPYHHWTLEANRIGFIVMYSLTFFFANFGPNATTFVVPAEIFPARLRSTCHGISAAAGKAGAIVGAYGFLYAAQSKDPKKTDAGYPAGIGIKNSLIVLGCINALGMLCTFCVPEPKGKSLEEASQETITGEA; encoded by the coding sequence ATGGCTGTGGGGgataataataatttacaaGTGCTTAATGCACTTGATTTGGCCAAAACTCAACTCTACCATTTTACAGCCATTGTTATTGCTGGAATGGGATTTTTTACTGATGCCTATGATCTGTTTAGTATTTCTCTTGTTACTAAATTGCTTGGGCGTTTATACTACACCAAACCGGATCTTTTGAAACCCGGAACACTCCCTCCGGCCGTATCGGCCTCGGTGACGGGTGTTGCCCTTGTTGGCACCCTAGCCGGCCAGCTATTCTTTGGCTGGCTAGGTGACAAAATGGGACGAAAAAAGGTGTATGGTATGACTTTAGTTCTCATGGTTGTGTGTTCTGTTGCTTCAGGGCTCTCCTTAGGTAGTACCCCTAAGGGTGTTATGACTACATtgtgtttttttaggttttggcTTGGATTTGGTATTGGTGGTGATTACCCTTTATCCGCTACCATCATGTCTGAATACGCTAACAAAAAGACACGTGGTGCATTCATAGCCGCGGTTTTCGCTATGCAAGGGTTTGGAATTTTGTTTAGTGGGATAGTTGCGCTTATCACCGCAGCTGGATTCGATCACGCGTATAGATCCCCAACTTTCGAGGAAAATGCTGCTCTATCTACGGTACCACAATCGGACTACATTTGGCGTATCATTCTCATGTTTGGCTCTTTGCCAGCTGCCCTCACTTACTACTGGCGCATGAAAATGCCCGAAACAGCACGTTACACGGCTCTAGTCGCGAAAGACGCGAAAAGAGCCGCGCAGGACATGGGTAAGGTACTACAGGTGGAAATTGAAAGCGAGGAATCAAAAATCGAGCAAATTTCAAGGGATGAAACTAATCAATTCGGTCTGTTCTCGTGGGAATTCGTTAGACGGCATGGATTGCATTTATTCGGAACGTGTTCCACGTGGTTTTTATTAGATATTGCTTTCTACAGTCAGAATTTGTTTCAGAAAGATGTGTTCTCCGCCGTTGGATGGATCCCTAAAGCTCCAACAATGAATGCTGTTCAGGAAGTTTACAAAATTGCCAGAGCGCAAACACTAATTGCGCTCTGTAGCACGGTGCCAGGGTACTGGTTCACCGTGGCGTTTATTGACATTATTGGAAGGTTCGCTATCCAATTGATGGGATTCTTCTTCATGACTGTGTTTATGTTTGCGATTGCCATCCCTTACCATCATTGGACATTGGAGGCTAACCGCATTGGATTCATTGTAATGTATTCCCTTACATTTTTCTTTGCGAATTTTGGGCCGAACGCTACTACATTTGTGGTCCCGGCGGAGATTTTCCCAGCGAGGCTTCGATCAACATGTCATGGAATTTCAGCGGCTGCAGGTAAGGCTGGAGCTATAGTGGGAGCGTATGGGTTCTTATACGCTGCACAAAGCAAAGATCCAAAGAAAACGGATGCAGGATACCCAGCGGGTATTGGAATAAAGAACTCACTAATTGTTCTAGGCTGTATCAATGCACTTGGAATGTTGTGTACATTTTGTGTGCCAGAGCCCAAAGGAAAATCTCTAGAGGAAGCATCACAAGAAACTATAACTGGAGAAGCATGA
- the LOC107012591 gene encoding transcription factor MYB14-like: MGRAPCCEKTSLKKGPWDHEEDQILISYINKNGHGNWRALPRQAGLLRCGKSCRLRWMNYLSPHIKRGNFTKEEEDNIINLHEILGNRWSAIAARLSGKTDNEIKNIWHTHLKKRLKNCQSPRSFKRHKKINQINNCMHAPNSPEISSSETSVMTTNSSSIGTFDTTIDDQIVIKQEEMDSSEYFAKIDESFWMNELTIENNFDFVTNMDGEEFQGLDMFNSTTIMEDDIDMDSLFNFFIKTEEFSELPEL; this comes from the exons atgggcAGAGCACCTTGTTGTGAGAAAACGAGCTTGAAGAAAGGGCCATGGGATCACGAAGAAGACCAAATTCTCATCTCTTACATTAACAAAAATGGCCATGGCAATTGGCGCGCGCTCCCTAGACAAGCTG GATTATTGAGATGTGGAAAAAGTTGCAGATTGAGGTGGATGAATTATTTGAGTCCACATATTAAGAGGGGAAATTTcaccaaagaagaagaagataatatcatcaatttacATGAAATTCTTGGCAATAG atgGTCAGCAATAGCAGCAAGATTATCAGGAAAAAcagataatgaaataaaaaatatttggcaCACCCACTTGAAGAAAAGGCTAAAAAATTGTCAGTCTCCTCGAAGCTtcaaaagacacaaaaaaattaatcaaataaataattgcATGCATGCTCCTAACTCACCAGAAATATCGTCTAGCGAGACGTCAGTCATGACAACCAATTCATCATCGATTGGTACTTTCGATACGACGATCGACGATCAAATAGTGATTAAACAAGAAGAAATGGATTCATCAGAATATTTTGCCAAGATCGATGAGAGTTTTTGGATGAATGAATTAACGATAGAGAACAATTTCGATTTTGTTACTAATATGGATGGTGAAGAATTTCAAGGCTTAGACATGTTTAATAGTACAACAATAATGGAGGATGACATTGACATGGACTCTTTGTTCAACTTTTTCATAAAGACTGAGGAATTTTCAGAATTACCAGAACTTTGA
- the LOC107012590 gene encoding cocosin 1-like translates to MTSNSSFLCFFFCFLVLCQISFAQIFERQQIWQRLQHQQQHRALRSKTECQIERLNAQEPNRRFESEAGVVEFWDATQEQFECAGVQAVRHEIRRNGLLLPYYSNTPQLIYIVQGSGVHSTIFPGCAETFETESPLDRRARSGDRGQRSLDRHQKVRRFRAGDILALPAGVTHWTYNDGEEPIISVSLIDTSNVANQLDLTFRKFFLAGNPQRGVQQQVLGRQQETTSQYGRRGSEQEKGGNMFSGFDPQVLSEAFNVDVEVIRKIQEEAPERGVIIRAENLRFLLPEEKEEEEEEREWHSRRGFPLNGLEETFCTMKLRENIGHPTRSDVYNPRGGRISTVNSNSLPVLNWLQLSAERGTLYNNAIVAPHWNLNAHSIIYIIRGSGRFQVVGNAGKSVFDDQVRQGQLIVVPQNFAIVKKAGEQGLDYIAFKTNDNAMISPLAGRLSAIRAMPEEVLMNSYQISRQEAKSLKYNRDEVSVFGPGARSSRQYA, encoded by the exons atgacttctAATTCCTCTTTcctatgttttttcttttgttttctcgTTCTTTGCCAGATCAGCTTCGCTCAAATTTTTGAGCGACAACAGATCTGGCAAAGGCTGCAGCATCAGCAGCAGCATCGGGCACTCAGGTCTAAAACCGAGTGCCAGATAGAGCGTTTGAATGCTCAAGAACCAAACCGTAGGTTTGAGTCCGAGGCGGGTGTTGTTGAGTTCTGGGATGCTACCCAAGAACAGTTTGAGTGCGCCGGAGTTCAGGCCGTTAGGCATGAGATCCGGCGCAACGGGCTTTTGTTGCCTTACTATAGCAACACTCCCCAACTCATCTATATTGTCCAAG GAAGTGGAGTTCATTCAACAATATTCCCAGGCTGCGCCGAGACATTTGaaacagagtcgccacttgatcGTAGGGCACGGTCAGGAGATAGAGGGCAGAGATCACTCGATCGTCACCAGAAAGTTAGGCGTTTTCGGGCGGGAGATATTCTTGCATTGCCTGCTGGAGTTACTCATTGGACATACAATGATGGTGAAGAACCTATTATTAGTGTCTCACTTATTGACACTTCTAATGTTGCCAATCAACTTGACCTCACATTCAGG AAATTCTTCCTAGCTGGAAACCCTCAACGTGGTGTACAACAACAAGTATTAGGAAGACAACAAGAGACAACTAGCCAATATGGAAGAAGAGGCTCAGAACAAGAGAAAGGAGGGAACATGTTTAGTGGATTCGATCCTCAAGTTCTCTCCGAGGCATTCAATGTAGACGTGGAGGTTATACGAAAGATCCAGGAAGAGGCCCCCGAGAGGGGTGTTATTATCCGGGCTGAAAACCTTCGGTTCCTCCTCCCggaggagaaagaagaagaagaagaagaaagagaatggCATAGTAGAAGAGGATTCCCTCTTAATGGTTTGGAAGAAACTTTTTGCACAATGAAGTTGAGGGAGAACATTGGCCATCCTACTAGGTCTGACGTGTACAATCCACGTGGCGGACGTATAAGCACCGTCAATAGCAACAGTCTCCCTGTCCTTAACTGGCTCCAGCTCAGCGCTGAGAGAGGTACCCTCTACAAC AATGCTATAGTGGCACCACATTGGAACTTGAACGCTCACTCAATCATCTATATCATCCGTGGAAGCGGTCGGTTCCAAGTGGTAGGGAACGCGGGAAAGTCCGTGTTTGATGATCAAGTGAGGCAGGGGCAACTTATCGTCGTGCCTCAAAACTTTGCTATAGTGAAGAAGGCAGGGGAGCAAGGGCTCGATTACATTGCTTTCAAGACCAATGACAACGCGATGATTAGTCCGTTAGCCGGACGTTTATCGGCTATCCGAGCCATGCCAGAGGAAGTCCTCATGAACTCATACCAAATTTCAAGGCAAGAGGCTAAGAGCTTGAAGTATAATAGGGATGAAGTTAGTGTTTTTGGACCAGGAGCTAGGTCTAGCAGGCAATATGCCTAA
- the LOC107014011 gene encoding PH, RCC1 and FYVE domains-containing protein 1: MADPASYGNPDRDIDQGLITLKKGTQLIKYSRKGKPKFCPFRVSPDETTLIWYSRGSERNLKLSAVSKIIPGQRTPVFKRFLRPEKEYLSFSLIYNNGERSLDLICKDKIEAEIWIAGLKNIISAGQARSRRTRSDITDLQNSTPCGASLDFSQTVSRDWTSADPYGYETSSNARSSDVGSERGNMQVRTSSDGFRISVSSTPSCSSGGSGPDDIESLGDVYVWGEIWCDGVLKDGAGNPIPVKHDVLTPKPLESNVVLDVHQIACGVRHVALVTRQGEVFTWGEESGGRLGHGVEKDFSRPKLVEFLAVTNVDFVSCGEFHTCAVSTMGDLYTWGDGTHNAGLLGHGNDVSHWIPKRVSGPLEGLQVLSVACGTWHSALATANGKLFTFGDGTYGALGHGDRVTVPYPKEVQSLYGLKTIKVACGVWHTAAIVEVTNHNCGNLPTRKLFTWGDGDKYRLGHGNKEAYMLPTCVSALIDYNFHQLACGHNITVGLTTSGHVFIMGSNAYGQLGNPQADGKAPSLVQDRLVGEFVEEITCGSFHVAVLTSRSEVFTWGKGANGRLGHGDTEDRNSPTLIEALKDRHVKNIACGSNYTASICIHKWVSGADQSVCSGCRQAFGFTRKRHNCYNCGLVHCHACSSKKALKAALAPTPGKPHRVCDSCYMKLKKASEGNSSLFVKKFNSSHRPIENSKLDRGEAKISRVLLSPTIEPIKYLEVKSMRSGLKSDNFSIVRASQVPSLLQLKDIAFPSSLSALQYALKPVVTAPPQLQLQPQSQPQPPPPSSNSRPVSPYSRRPSPPRSPAPVFSRGVIDSLRKTNDVLHQEVAKLQNQIKSLKQKSDGQDAELRKLKESSQESSRLVAERASKCNVAVETMKSITIQLKEMTQELPPDISESPAIKSIHAQVESFLNTFGNQASEDNSSLQPDTSYSHQKPTHRNNISESVIRNDHWDAAGIPETSHSVDGTVRENHGQSTPRSFSGSPRAPREGQKEVIEQFEPGVYVTLLQLTNGTKIFKRVRFSKRRFAEQQAEEWWKENKDRLLKKYSPPKTNVASTTTDSSPASPAPPPQENSEAS, encoded by the exons ATGGCAGATCCTGCTAGTTATGGCAATCCTGACCGCGACATTGACCAG GGGCTGATTACGTTGAAGAAAGGTACACAGCTAATTAAGTATAGCCGGAAGGGGAAGCCAAAGTTCTGCCCTTTCAGAGTTTCTCCG GATGAAACAACGTTAATTTGGTACTCTCGTGGATCAGAAAGGAATCTAAAGCTATCAGCAGTTTCAAAAATTATTCCTGGCCAGAGAACT CCtgtttttaaaagatttttgcGCCCAGAGAAGGAGTACTTATCATTTTCCCTTATATACAACAATGGCGAAAGATCTCTAGATCTG ATCTGTAAGGATAAGATCGAAGCGGAGATTTGGATTGCTGgactaaagaatataatttcAGCTGGTCAAGCTCGTAGTAGACGTACTAGGAGTGATATTACCGAT TTACAGAATTCCACTCCATGTGGTGCATCACTAGATTTCAGCCAAACTGTTTCTCGGGATTGGACTTCTGCTGACCCATATGGTTATGAAACTTCCTCGAATGCGCGGTCTTCAGATGTAGGGTCTGAACGTGGAAATATGCAAGTAAGAACAAGTTCGGATGGTTTCCGTATTAGTGTCTCTAGCACTCCAAGTTGTTCGAGTGGGGGTTCGGGGCCAGATGACATAGAATCATTAGGTGATGTTTATGTGTGGGGGGAGATTTGGTGCGATGGAGTATTAAAAGATGGGGCAGGGAATCCAATTCCTGTTAAACATGATGTACTCACTCCTAAACCTTTGGAGTCAAATGTGGTTCTTGATGTTCATCAAATTGCTTGTGGTGTACGACACGTTGCTCTTGTTACAAGGCAAGGAGAGGTTTTCACTTGGGGAGAAGAATCCGGGGGCAGACTTGGTCATGGAGTTGAAAAGGACTTTAGCCGGCCAAAACTTGTTGAATTTTTGGCAGTTACAAACGTCGATTTTGTTTCGTGTGGAGAGTTTCATACCTGTGCTGTGTCTACGATGGGTGATTTATATACTTGGGGTGATGGAACACACAATGCTGGACTTCTTGGGCATGGAAATGATGTTAGCCACTGGATACCTAAAAGAGTTTCCGGTCCTCTGGAAGGGCTTCAAGTTTTATCGGTTGCATGTGGTACCTGGCATTCAGCATTGGCAACTGCAAACGGAAAACTATTCACATTTGGGGATGGAACATATGGCGCCTTAGGTCATGGTGATCGTGTCACTGTACCGTATCCCAAGGAAGTTCAATCACTGTATGGACTTAAGACTATTAAAGTTGCTTGTGGTGTGTGGCACACTGCTGCTATCGTGGAAGTCACGAACCACAACTGTGGAAATCTTCCCACGAGAAAGTTGTTCACCTGGGGAGATGGCGATAAATATAGATTAGGCCATGGAAATAAAGAAGCCTATATGCTTCCGACCTGTGTCTCTGCACTTATCGATTACAACTTCCATCAGTTAGCATGTGGACATAATATAACTGTTGGTCTTACCACATCGGGTCACGTCTTCATCATGGGAAGTAATGCATATGGTCAGCTTGGAAATCCACAGGCTGATGGGAAGGCTCCTTCTCTTGTACAAGATAGATTGGTAGGTGaatttgttgaagaaataaCATGTGGCTCGTTCCATGTTGCTGTCCTTACATCAAGAAGTGAAGTCTTTACGTGGGGAAAAGGTGCTAACGGAAGGTTAGGTCACGGTGACACTGAAGATCGCAACAGTCCAACATTAATCGAGGCCTTAAAAGACAGGCATGTGAAGAACATAGCATGTGGCTCTAATTATACTGCCAGCATTTGCATTCATAAATGGGTGTCTGGAGCAGATCAATCTGTTTGCTCGGGTTGTCGACAAGCATTTGGGTTTACGCGAAAGAGGCACAACTGTTATAATTGTGGACTTGTGCATTGTCATGCTTGCAGTTCGAAAAAAGCACTGAAAGCTGCACTGGCTCCAACTCCAGGTAAACCACACCGTGTTTGTGACTCTTGCTACATGAAGTTGAAAAAGGCTTCcgaaggaaattcctcactttttgttaaaaaatttaattcctcACATCGACCAATAGAGAATAGTAAGTTAGACAGGGGCGAGGCAAAAATATCAAGAGTTTTGCTCTCTCCCACGATCGAACCAATTAAGTACCTCGAAGTCAAGTCTATGAGGTCTGGCCTCAAATCAGATAATTTCAGTATAGTGAGAGCTTCACAAGTCCCCTCACTTTTGCAATTAAAAGATATCGCTTTTCCTAGTTCACTTAGTGCACTTCAATATGCCTTGAAGCCTGTCGTGACAGCACCACCTCAACTTCAGCTTCAGCCTCAGTCTCAGCCTCAGCCTCCGCCTCCTTCGTCCAACTCTAGACCTGTTTCACCTTATTCGAGAAGGCCAAGTCCTCCACGCTCCCCTGCGCCTGTTTTCTCAAGGGGTGTCATCGATAGTCTTAGAAAGACAAATGATGTATTGCACCAAGAAGTTGCCAAATTGCAAAACCAG ATCAAAAGTTTAAAGCAGAAAAGTGATGGACAAGATGCTGAACTACGAAAATTGAAGGAAAGTTCTCAAGAATCGTCTAGGTTGGTTGCAGAGAGAGCATCAAAGTGTAATGTCGCGGTGGAAACCATGAAGTCTATTACTATTCAA CTGAAAGAGATGACACAAGAACTGCCTCCTGATATCTCTGAGAGTCCAGCCATTAAATCCATACATGCTCAAGTCGAATCATTTCTTAATACATTTGGGAATCAAGCATCTGAAGACAACTCTTCTTTGCAACCAGACACGTCGTATAGTCATCAGAAGCCAACACATAGAAATAATATATCTGAGTCTGTCATTAGAAATGATCATTGGGATGCTGCTGGAATCCCTGAAACGTCACACAGTGTTGATGGAACAGTACGTGAAAACCATGGACAATCAACTCCTAGAAGTTTCTCGGGGTCACCTAGAGCTCCAAGAGAGGGACAAAAAGAAGTTATCGAACAATTTGAACCTGGCGTCTATGTCACTCTCCTTCAACTTACAAATGGCACCAAGATCTTCAAACGAGTTAGATTCAG TAAACGAAGGTTTGCGGAGCAACAAGCAGAAGAATGGTGGAAGGAAAACAAAGACAGGCTACTGAAAAAGTACAGCCCTCCAAAGACAAACGTTGCGTCTACTACTACTGATTCATCCCCTGCATCACCAGCACCACCACCACAAGAAAATAGCGAAGCATCATAG